A genomic window from Gossypium hirsutum isolate 1008001.06 chromosome D12, Gossypium_hirsutum_v2.1, whole genome shotgun sequence includes:
- the LOC107946260 gene encoding F-box protein SKIP14 gives MTLNFSHRPVVPAHLTEDRVSPMRIVNGYLVEGIPQKNGDGYLESWHSNCEREDCIDYGRDKSGAQFGSLEPVSNDIIDLLPSDPFGMDITSTFTAITGWIEDLEVDYGGYVRDDVGIGDGSHQLFAGLNFIWNNSMWFQTFPGECKGSVSGGLGVCSQAKERGNVSDHIGFGSAHSAQGILCFGNEDMVSVDQENEEFQDCEVCSEEHEGAPHEALNFAFGYLGLRDLFAVESVCMSLRSVVQNDPLLWRNIHIDQPLSEKITDDVLLQITRRAQGSLQCLSLVDCQRITDEGLQCVVEENPKLVKLSVPGCTRLSIEGILNSLKALKSVGRQGVKHLRIAGVYGVTQKHFEELKLFLGMDNQIQQIMHKPHFYNRRNVCEDDRAIDIEMCLRCENVRLVYDCPAEGCQQKDHTAQLCRGCTLCIPRCVQCGQCINDGEYEETFSLELLCSDCWRLQIKS, from the exons ATGACTTTGAATTTTTCCCATCGGCCTGTTGTTCCTGCTCATTTAACTGAAGATCGGGTTTCTCCTATGAGAATCGTGAATGGTTACCTTGTTGAAGGTATCCCACAGAAGAATGGAGATGGGTATTTGGAATCTTGGCACTCAAATTGCGAAAGGGAGGATTGCATTGATTATGGTAGGGACAAAAGCGGTGCTCAATTTGGTTCTCTCGAGCCTGTTTCCAATGATATTATTGATCTTTTGCCCTCGGATCCATTTGGAATGGATATCACCTCTACTTTCACCGCAATTACAGGTTGGATTGAGGATTTAGAGGTTGATTACGGTGGCTATGTGAGAGATGACGTGGGGATAGGTGATGGAAGTCATCAGTTGTTTGCTGGATTGAACTTTATTTGGAACAACTCAATGTGGTTCCAAACATTTCCTGGCGAATGTAAAGGCAGTGTTTCTGGTGGACTTGGTGTGTGTTCTCAGGCAAAGGAAAGAGGGAATGTGTCTGATCATATTGGTTTTGGATCAGCTCATAGTGCACAGGGCATTTTGTGTTTTGGGAATGAAGATATGGTTTCTGTTGATCAGGAAAATGAAGAATTTCAGGATTGTGAGGTTTGTTCTGAGGAACATGAAGGAGCTCCCCATGAAGCTCTGAATTTTGCCTTTGGTTATCTGGGTCTGCGGGATCTATTTGCTGTTGAAAGTGTTTGTATGTCACTGCGATCTGTAGTTCAGAATGATCCCCTTTTATGGAGGAATATTCACATTGATCAACCACTAAGCGAGAAGATAACTGATGATGTTCTTTTACAAATAACAAGGAGGGCTCAAGGTAGCTTACAATGCTTGAGTCTGGTAGATTGCCAAAGGATTACCGATGAGGGCCTTCAGTGCGTGGTTGAAGAAAATCCAAAGCTAGTCAAG TTGAGTGTACCTGGATGTACAAGGCTAAGTATTGAGGGCATTTTGAATAGCCTAAAGGCTCTGAAGTCTGTGGGCAGACAAGGGGTGAAGCATTTGAGGATTGCTGGGGTGTATGGTGTAACACAGAAACATTTTGAAGAGCTGAAGTTGTTTTTGGGCATGGACAACCAAATTCAACAGATTATGCACAAGCCACATTTTTATAACAGAAGAAATGTGTGTGAAGATGATCGTGCCATTGATATCGAAATGTGCCTGAGATGCGAGAATGTGAGGCTTGTTTATGATTGTCCTGCAGAGGGTTGTCAGCAGAAAGACCATACTGCTCAGTTATGCAGGGGATGCACTCTTTGCATACCACGGTGCGTCCAGTGTGGCCAGTGCATTAATGATGGTGAGTATGAGGAAACGTTTAGTCTGGAGTTGCTTTGTTCAGATTGTTGGAGGCTACAAATAAAATCTTGA
- the LOC107947575 gene encoding uncharacterized protein: protein MDSGLSWADQWDTNPDPTPAEPDKKKKKKEEGSTKSKFSKSVLSFKWIKELRKKAEQKNNDGK, encoded by the coding sequence aTGGATTCTGGGTTATCATGGGCTGACCAGTGGGACACTAATCCTGATCCTACACCAGCAGAGCCtgacaagaagaagaagaagaaagaggaagGTTCCACCAAGAGCAAGTTTAGCAAGTCAGTGCTGAGTTTCAAATGGATTAAAGAATTACGTAAGAAAGCAGAGCAAAAAAATAATGACGGCAAATAA
- the LOC107946261 gene encoding trihelix transcription factor GT-1 isoform X1, which yields MYLSEKPRSIDLYKEEGPATARDMIIDVTTNGDLPPHHHHHPPPHQQQMILGESSCEDPEVKAPKKRAETWVQDETRSLIAFRREMDGLFNTSKSNKHLWEQISAKMRDKGFDRSPTMCTDKWRNLLKEFKKAKHQDRGSGSAKMSYYKEIEEILRERTKNAYKSPTPPPKVDSYMHFADKGFEDAGMSFGPVEASGRPILNLERRLDHEGHPLAIAAADAVADSGVPPWNWRETPGNGVDCQAYGGRVITVKFGEYSRRIGIDGSADAIREAIKSAFRLRTKRAFLLEDEDHIVRSLDREMPLGNYTLHLDEGLPIKVCLYDESDHIPVHTEEKIFYVEDDYREYLLRRGYTGLREINGYRNIDNLDDLRTNAIYRGVS from the exons ATGTACTTATCGGAGAAACCCCGTTCCATAGATTTGTACAAGGAGGAAGGTCCTGCTACCGCCCGTGACATGATCATTGACGTCACTACCAATGGAGATTTGCCacctcaccaccaccaccaccctcCTCCTCACCAGCAGCAAATGATCTTAGGTGAAAGCAGCTGCGAAGACCCAGAAGTCAAAGCCCCCAAGAAACGAGCCGAGACCTGGGTTCAAGACGAAACTCGAAGCCTTATCGCCTTTCGAAGGGAAATGGATGGCCTTTTCAATACTTCGAAATCCAACAAGCACTTGTGGGAGCAGATATCGGCTAAGATGAGAGACAAAGGGTTCGATCGGTCCCCAACTATGTGTACAGACAAATGGAGGAACTTGTTGAAGGAGTTTAAAAAAGCTAAGCATCAAGATAGAGGGAGTGGGTCTGCTAAGATGTCTTACTATAAGGAAATTGAAGAGATTTTAAGGGAGAGAACGAAGAATGCTTATAAGAGTCCAACTCCTCCTCCTAAGGTTGATTCTTATATGCATTTCGCTGACAAGG GTTTTGAGGATGCTGGCATGTCATTTGGCCCTGTTGAag CTAGTGGTAGGCCAATACTTAATCTTGAAAGACGTTTAGATCATGAGGGCCATCCTCTTGCTATCGCTGCAGCTGATGCAGTTGCAGACAGTGGGGTTCCTCCTTGGAATTGGAGAGAGACCCCTGGAAATG GTGTGGACTGCCAAGCATATGGAGGAAGGGTTATAACCGTCAAGTTTGGGGAGTACAGCAGAAGGATTGGTATAGATGGTTCTGCTGATGCCATCCGAGAAGCAATTAAGTCTGCTTTTAGATTGAGAACTAAGCGTGCGTTTTTGTTGGAGGATGAAGACCACATTGTTCGTAGCCTCGACAGGGAGATGCCTTTAGGGAATTATACTCTCCACCTTGATGAAG GTTTGCCTATAAAAGTTTGCCTTTATGATGAGTCGGATCATATACCAGTCCACACAGAGGAGAAGATCTTTTATGTAGAAGATGATTACCGTGAATATCTACTCCGTCGAGGCTACACAGGTCTCAGGGAGATTAATGGATACAGAAACATTGACAATTTGGACGACCTTAGAACTAATGCCATATATCGAGGTGTGAGTTGA
- the LOC107946261 gene encoding trihelix transcription factor GT-1 isoform X2, whose protein sequence is MYLSEKPRSIDLYKEEGPATARDMIIDVTTNGDLPPHHHHHPPPHQQQMILGESSCEDPEVKAPKKRAETWVQDETRSLIAFRREMDGLFNTSKSNKHLWEQISAKMRDKGFDRSPTMCTDKWRNLLKEFKKAKHQDRGSGSAKMSYYKEIEEILRERTKNAYKSPTPPPKVDSYMHFADKGFEDAGMSFGPVEGVDCQAYGGRVITVKFGEYSRRIGIDGSADAIREAIKSAFRLRTKRAFLLEDEDHIVRSLDREMPLGNYTLHLDEGLPIKVCLYDESDHIPVHTEEKIFYVEDDYREYLLRRGYTGLREINGYRNIDNLDDLRTNAIYRGVS, encoded by the exons ATGTACTTATCGGAGAAACCCCGTTCCATAGATTTGTACAAGGAGGAAGGTCCTGCTACCGCCCGTGACATGATCATTGACGTCACTACCAATGGAGATTTGCCacctcaccaccaccaccaccctcCTCCTCACCAGCAGCAAATGATCTTAGGTGAAAGCAGCTGCGAAGACCCAGAAGTCAAAGCCCCCAAGAAACGAGCCGAGACCTGGGTTCAAGACGAAACTCGAAGCCTTATCGCCTTTCGAAGGGAAATGGATGGCCTTTTCAATACTTCGAAATCCAACAAGCACTTGTGGGAGCAGATATCGGCTAAGATGAGAGACAAAGGGTTCGATCGGTCCCCAACTATGTGTACAGACAAATGGAGGAACTTGTTGAAGGAGTTTAAAAAAGCTAAGCATCAAGATAGAGGGAGTGGGTCTGCTAAGATGTCTTACTATAAGGAAATTGAAGAGATTTTAAGGGAGAGAACGAAGAATGCTTATAAGAGTCCAACTCCTCCTCCTAAGGTTGATTCTTATATGCATTTCGCTGACAAGG GTTTTGAGGATGCTGGCATGTCATTTGGCCCTGTTGAag GTGTGGACTGCCAAGCATATGGAGGAAGGGTTATAACCGTCAAGTTTGGGGAGTACAGCAGAAGGATTGGTATAGATGGTTCTGCTGATGCCATCCGAGAAGCAATTAAGTCTGCTTTTAGATTGAGAACTAAGCGTGCGTTTTTGTTGGAGGATGAAGACCACATTGTTCGTAGCCTCGACAGGGAGATGCCTTTAGGGAATTATACTCTCCACCTTGATGAAG GTTTGCCTATAAAAGTTTGCCTTTATGATGAGTCGGATCATATACCAGTCCACACAGAGGAGAAGATCTTTTATGTAGAAGATGATTACCGTGAATATCTACTCCGTCGAGGCTACACAGGTCTCAGGGAGATTAATGGATACAGAAACATTGACAATTTGGACGACCTTAGAACTAATGCCATATATCGAGGTGTGAGTTGA
- the LOC107946261 gene encoding trihelix transcription factor GT-1 isoform X3, with protein MYLSEKPRSIDLYKEEGPATARDMIIDVTTNGDLPPHHHHHPPPHQQQMILGESSCEDPEVKAPKKRAETWVQDETRSLIAFRREMDGLFNTSKSNKHLWEQISAKMRDKGFDRSPTMCTDKWRNLLKEFKKAKHQDRGSGSAKMSYYKEIEEILRERTKNAYKSPTPPPKVDSYMHFADKGFEDAGMSFGPVEASGRPILNLERRLDHEGHPLAIAAADAVADSGVPPWNWRETPGNGVDCQAYGGRVITVKFGEYSRRIGIDGSADAIREAIKSAFRLRTKRAFLLEDEDHIVRSLDREMPLGNYTLHLDEEHR; from the exons ATGTACTTATCGGAGAAACCCCGTTCCATAGATTTGTACAAGGAGGAAGGTCCTGCTACCGCCCGTGACATGATCATTGACGTCACTACCAATGGAGATTTGCCacctcaccaccaccaccaccctcCTCCTCACCAGCAGCAAATGATCTTAGGTGAAAGCAGCTGCGAAGACCCAGAAGTCAAAGCCCCCAAGAAACGAGCCGAGACCTGGGTTCAAGACGAAACTCGAAGCCTTATCGCCTTTCGAAGGGAAATGGATGGCCTTTTCAATACTTCGAAATCCAACAAGCACTTGTGGGAGCAGATATCGGCTAAGATGAGAGACAAAGGGTTCGATCGGTCCCCAACTATGTGTACAGACAAATGGAGGAACTTGTTGAAGGAGTTTAAAAAAGCTAAGCATCAAGATAGAGGGAGTGGGTCTGCTAAGATGTCTTACTATAAGGAAATTGAAGAGATTTTAAGGGAGAGAACGAAGAATGCTTATAAGAGTCCAACTCCTCCTCCTAAGGTTGATTCTTATATGCATTTCGCTGACAAGG GTTTTGAGGATGCTGGCATGTCATTTGGCCCTGTTGAag CTAGTGGTAGGCCAATACTTAATCTTGAAAGACGTTTAGATCATGAGGGCCATCCTCTTGCTATCGCTGCAGCTGATGCAGTTGCAGACAGTGGGGTTCCTCCTTGGAATTGGAGAGAGACCCCTGGAAATG GTGTGGACTGCCAAGCATATGGAGGAAGGGTTATAACCGTCAAGTTTGGGGAGTACAGCAGAAGGATTGGTATAGATGGTTCTGCTGATGCCATCCGAGAAGCAATTAAGTCTGCTTTTAGATTGAGAACTAAGCGTGCGTTTTTGTTGGAGGATGAAGACCACATTGTTCGTAGCCTCGACAGGGAGATGCCTTTAGGGAATTATACTCTCCACCTTGATGAAG AACATAGGTAA